In Synechococcus sp. KORDI-100, a single window of DNA contains:
- a CDS encoding tetratricopeptide repeat protein: MPRVTTAFAAALALFMPVGRPLLVGLTPAIGIGAGLLTTQAAYAQTATDLLNSGFHKAESGNLKGAIADWTKAIDMYPQYAFAYYNRGKAKRHLDDYEGAISDYSKAIELNPNYYQAYTNRGIVLEIVGDLKGACKDWKTAEALGDTLPIEWVRNQC; the protein is encoded by the coding sequence ATGCCTCGTGTCACAACTGCCTTTGCTGCGGCCTTGGCCCTGTTCATGCCAGTAGGACGCCCGTTGCTGGTTGGGCTGACGCCTGCCATTGGAATTGGTGCAGGGTTGCTGACGACGCAGGCAGCTTATGCACAAACTGCTACCGATTTGTTAAATTCAGGGTTTCACAAAGCAGAAAGCGGAAACCTCAAAGGTGCTATTGCTGATTGGACCAAGGCAATCGATATGTATCCTCAATATGCATTTGCTTATTACAATCGTGGGAAAGCGAAAAGACACTTAGATGATTATGAAGGGGCTATTTCTGATTATTCAAAAGCAATTGAACTTAATCCTAATTACTACCAGGCTTACACCAACCGTGGAATTGTTTTAGAAATAGTAGGTGATCTCAAAGGTGCCTGTAAGGACTGGAAAACAGCAGAAGCACTAGGGGATACCTTGCCGATTGAATGGGTAAGAAACCAGTGCTGA
- a CDS encoding DUF1651 domain-containing protein translates to MPRYRPDPNDQPVSAGGEGWLVNADQHKVVQFKPDSPSTRAEWVILRTFHWRPPDYPIPQTRRRMLRHNAIEAWETMLKTGWERCHPPIR, encoded by the coding sequence ATGCCCCGGTACCGACCCGATCCCAACGATCAACCTGTGAGTGCAGGTGGTGAGGGTTGGCTTGTGAACGCCGATCAGCACAAGGTTGTTCAGTTCAAACCCGATTCGCCTTCGACTCGTGCGGAGTGGGTGATCCTGCGGACGTTTCACTGGCGGCCACCCGACTACCCAATCCCGCAGACCCGGCGACGGATGCTGCGCCACAACGCCATCGAAGCCTGGGAGACGATGCTGAAAACAGGTTGGGAGCGATGCCATCCACCAATCCGCTGA